Proteins encoded within one genomic window of Methanosarcina barkeri str. Wiesmoor:
- a CDS encoding glutaredoxin family protein — MCSSSTKLQGTKRKKLKETESTIELGERVAKVSMYTISNCPVCRKTKEFFRARGIPFDFIDYDLASESEQNKIAAEMMEGTGNIGFPFVRIGEVVVIGFNPERFKQLLKSEEL; from the coding sequence ATGTGCTCATCGAGTACTAAGCTTCAGGGAACTAAACGGAAAAAGTTGAAGGAAACAGAATCAACAATAGAATTAGGAGAGCGTGTGGCAAAAGTATCAATGTACACCATAAGCAACTGCCCGGTTTGCAGAAAAACAAAGGAATTTTTTCGGGCCAGAGGCATACCATTCGATTTCATTGATTACGATCTCGCCAGTGAGAGCGAACAAAACAAGATAGCAGCTGAAATGATGGAGGGCACTGGCAATATCGGCTTCCCGTTTGTCAGGATAGGAGAAGTAGTTGTCATTGGGTTCAATCCAGAGAGATTTAAGCAGCTTTTGAAATCAGAGGAGCTCTAA
- a CDS encoding amylo-alpha-1,6-glucosidase, whose protein sequence is MLEPSERGEIREAWDIYKKHTLASNITNDMVIRDNELTLVTQQDGEIPITENYGYGLYYHDCRYLSGFLIRLMDTPPTRVLSSDERGFKSTLMVTNPNLKDCTGTTVPKETLLGTLATVIPGCVRHTHTIRNFNNFPVTLNLTFEFDADFADMFTIMGIAPPTSGEVLPARFDGKNLYLSYEGEDKNRRNTIIAFDPSPTRIEGKTCTFELTIGPHGSQTVNVEISVEEVKPGKKPEQPVKNPDDRMNQIMKSYITALDCCEKIPTNNNIFNNIMVRSLADLNMMRMSLNGDMFHSAGVPWYDTLFGRDSIISALQLLPFEEKLAKSTLIVNAKFQSDRSDDWRDQEPGKMLHELRLGELANLNLIPQTPYYGTVDSTPLFLILLTEYVNWTGDIELVKKLEGNVDRALKWIDVYANMERNGFAYYAVKSPMGIYNQGWKDSPDSISRSDGSLAKQPVAVAEVQGYVYMAKICLAPLFRQLGRENDAARLEKEAKELKERFNRQFWMKDRQFFAQALDAEGLCDVISSNPAQCLWTGIIDQKYVKYLVNRIFREDMFTEWGIRTLSSKEKRYNPLGYHNGTVWPHENAIIAMGLRKYGFINEMSLLFTGMYEAAKAFEGYRLPECFGGLTRSDYGVPVKYPVACSPQAWASGTMPFMLTSSLGIAPDALNNRLIIKKPHLPSWLDNVQFNHVKVGNTLTDLNFKLVEEETLVNVSKKGGDINVLIEY, encoded by the coding sequence ATGCTCGAGCCTTCCGAACGAGGGGAAATCCGCGAAGCATGGGACATATACAAGAAACATACCCTGGCCAGCAACATTACCAACGATATGGTCATACGGGACAACGAGCTAACGCTCGTAACGCAGCAAGATGGAGAAATACCGATTACAGAAAATTACGGGTATGGCCTCTATTACCATGATTGCAGGTACCTGAGCGGTTTTCTCATAAGACTCATGGACACGCCTCCGACGCGGGTTCTATCCAGCGACGAAAGAGGTTTCAAATCTACACTTATGGTTACCAACCCGAACCTAAAAGATTGCACAGGCACCACCGTTCCCAAAGAAACGCTCCTCGGAACCCTGGCCACGGTCATACCTGGATGCGTACGGCATACCCATACTATCCGGAACTTCAACAATTTCCCCGTGACCTTGAACCTGACTTTTGAATTCGACGCAGATTTCGCAGACATGTTCACCATCATGGGCATCGCCCCTCCGACATCTGGAGAAGTGTTGCCTGCCAGGTTCGATGGTAAAAACCTTTACTTATCCTACGAAGGAGAGGACAAGAATCGGCGCAACACGATTATTGCATTTGATCCATCGCCCACGAGAATAGAAGGAAAAACATGCACCTTCGAGCTGACGATAGGCCCCCATGGGTCACAGACAGTTAACGTGGAAATCTCTGTCGAGGAGGTAAAGCCTGGTAAGAAACCAGAGCAGCCAGTGAAAAATCCCGATGATCGAATGAACCAGATCATGAAATCCTACATCACGGCTCTTGATTGCTGCGAGAAAATACCGACAAACAACAACATTTTCAACAATATCATGGTGCGCTCGCTTGCCGACCTGAACATGATGCGCATGAGCCTCAACGGAGACATGTTCCATTCGGCTGGGGTGCCCTGGTACGACACGCTGTTTGGGAGGGACAGCATTATCTCAGCGCTCCAGCTATTGCCATTCGAGGAGAAGCTGGCAAAAAGCACGCTGATAGTGAACGCAAAATTCCAAAGCGACAGATCAGATGACTGGAGGGATCAGGAGCCCGGTAAAATGCTTCATGAACTAAGGCTAGGTGAGCTGGCTAACCTGAACCTGATTCCGCAAACTCCGTACTACGGCACTGTAGACTCCACACCCTTATTTCTGATCCTCCTGACCGAATACGTGAACTGGACAGGAGACATCGAATTGGTCAAGAAGCTGGAAGGCAACGTGGACCGAGCCCTGAAATGGATCGACGTCTATGCCAATATGGAAAGAAATGGCTTTGCCTACTATGCGGTGAAATCCCCAATGGGCATTTACAACCAGGGCTGGAAAGACTCGCCCGACTCAATCAGCCGCTCCGATGGTTCACTTGCGAAACAACCAGTTGCTGTGGCTGAAGTACAGGGGTACGTTTACATGGCGAAAATATGCCTTGCACCATTGTTCAGGCAGCTTGGCCGGGAAAACGACGCAGCCAGGTTGGAAAAGGAAGCAAAGGAACTGAAAGAGAGGTTTAACCGGCAGTTCTGGATGAAAGATAGGCAGTTTTTCGCCCAGGCACTTGACGCAGAAGGCTTGTGCGACGTGATATCGTCAAACCCAGCGCAGTGCCTGTGGACAGGAATCATTGATCAAAAATATGTAAAGTACCTGGTAAACAGGATCTTCAGAGAAGACATGTTCACCGAATGGGGCATTCGCACGCTATCCTCGAAAGAGAAACGGTATAATCCTCTAGGGTACCACAACGGCACGGTCTGGCCTCATGAAAACGCGATAATTGCCATGGGATTAAGAAAGTATGGGTTCATCAATGAGATGTCTTTATTGTTCACGGGCATGTATGAAGCGGCAAAGGCATTCGAAGGCTACCGTTTACCTGAGTGCTTCGGAGGGCTGACGCGCTCAGATTACGGCGTCCCAGTGAAATACCCGGTAGCCTGTAGTCCACAGGCATGGGCGTCTGGGACCATGCCGTTTATGCTCACCTCCAGCCTGGGCATAGCTCCCGACGCTCTGAATAACCGGCTGATCATCAAGAAGCCCCACCTACCTTCATGGCTGGACAACGTGCAGTTTAACCACGTGAAAGTCGGCAACACGCTTACCGATCTGAATTTCAAGCTCGTCGAAGAAGAGACGCTGGTCAACGTATCCAAGAAGGGAGGGGATATCAATGTGCTCATCGAGTACTAA
- a CDS encoding tetratricopeptide repeat protein → MSNIDFDKYRILLVNSYFQSRNAKITRFWNRATTNAKDIFHGIRTRKEFFSKIIRDFQTEFGEDFIEYLAGGELIGGITNILPIYENKMGVMERSGHIIHKKSGYHLTPDILSEYLINDVFFDNTFLKHNIEELAKADNGVHILDILNSLLKVKDDREIYREATEKLLEMLNCLESDNEQKKRRIRAGIVVYYGFGNLNLVTAAIGEFWTDYGILDDGIDLQALGIFLGDISKLYEARICMERANEIFKNNGDKIGIATSLHNLGIILHLQGNYEEAMNKYNQSLKIDEELGERHRISMSLRFLGRIEYDKGNYDDAVKLYNQSLMIAEKLGDQSGIAKLLGELGIVLLHQGNYDEAIKLYNQSLMIAEKLGDQSGIAGTLYELGKVYLIQDNYGESIEVQKRSLKIKELLGDKYGIAHSLHALGVTHEVKKEYTFALLNYLEASSIYKELNSPYSKDVSKLITDLRDKMGNEQFNKACKEFGYVPPDNI, encoded by the coding sequence ATGTCGAATATTGATTTTGATAAATACCGGATTCTTCTTGTTAATTCATATTTTCAATCAAGAAATGCAAAAATCACTAGATTTTGGAACAGAGCCACCACAAATGCAAAAGATATCTTTCATGGTATAAGAACACGTAAAGAGTTCTTTAGCAAAATCATTAGAGATTTTCAAACTGAATTTGGAGAAGATTTCATTGAATATCTTGCAGGTGGAGAGCTTATTGGTGGAATCACAAATATCTTACCTATATATGAAAACAAAATGGGAGTCATGGAACGAAGTGGGCACATTATACATAAGAAATCTGGATACCACCTAACCCCCGACATTTTATCGGAATATCTAATAAACGATGTTTTCTTTGATAATACTTTTTTAAAGCATAACATTGAAGAACTGGCTAAAGCAGATAATGGAGTTCATATCTTAGATATACTTAACTCTTTGTTGAAAGTCAAGGACGACAGAGAGATATATCGTGAAGCCACAGAGAAACTTCTGGAAATGTTAAATTGTCTCGAATCTGATAATGAACAAAAGAAAAGAAGAATAAGAGCAGGGATAGTAGTTTATTATGGATTTGGAAACTTAAACCTTGTTACAGCAGCAATTGGAGAATTTTGGACTGATTATGGGATTCTGGATGATGGAATTGATCTTCAAGCTTTAGGCATATTCTTGGGGGATATATCAAAGTTATATGAAGCTAGAATATGCATGGAAAGAGCTAATGAGATATTTAAAAATAATGGAGACAAAATAGGAATCGCTACATCATTGCATAACCTCGGAATTATCCTTCATCTTCAGGGCAACTACGAAGAAGCAATGAATAAATATAACCAGTCACTGAAGATTGATGAAGAGCTGGGAGAAAGACATCGAATATCGATGTCACTGCGCTTTTTAGGAAGGATTGAATATGACAAAGGCAACTACGATGATGCTGTCAAGCTGTATAATCAGTCTCTGATGATTGCTGAAAAACTTGGAGATCAAAGCGGAATTGCAAAATTACTGGGTGAGTTAGGAATTGTTCTTTTACATCAGGGCAACTACGATGAAGCTATCAAGTTGTATAATCAGTCTCTGATGATTGCTGAAAAACTTGGAGATCAAAGCGGAATTGCAGGTACATTGTACGAGCTTGGAAAGGTTTATCTTATACAGGACAATTATGGAGAATCAATTGAAGTGCAAAAGCGATCGTTAAAAATAAAAGAATTGTTAGGGGATAAATATGGAATTGCACACTCACTTCATGCACTTGGAGTGACTCATGAAGTGAAGAAAGAATACACTTTTGCTCTTTTGAATTATCTAGAAGCTTCTTCAATCTACAAGGAACTTAATTCTCCATACAGTAAAGATGTTTCGAAGCTTATAACTGACTTAAGAGACAAAATGGGAAACGAACAATTTAATAAAGCATGTAAAGAGTTTGGTTATGTCCCACCAGATAATATTTAG
- a CDS encoding TIGR03557 family F420-dependent LLM class oxidoreductase: protein MVILGWNAASEQYDPLDMLEQAVAAEKAGFESISASDHFHPWDPSGESCNIWTWLGAAAARLNGIEIGTGVTCPILRYNPVVLAQSAATVERMNKGNFYLGVGTGEAMNEYPTTGLWPGYEKRQDMMREAIELMRLLWGGDEVTFNGEYYVTRKARLYTMPRRRIPIYVSSLVPNSAFFAGYYGDGLISVANPPEVMKAIVSNFEAGARKAGKDPEKMPKHVEIWVAYTDDVDAAVKTFKQYWAGTMIFATHLQNIYTPEMVATNGAVVGNDVIKSRLCISSDPDVHAKFAQRFIDEGFNRLYFHSAGPNQYEFIEGYGRDVLPLIREKNRLRASPRAAATV from the coding sequence ATGGTAATATTAGGATGGAATGCGGCTTCGGAACAGTATGACCCGCTCGACATGCTCGAACAGGCGGTCGCGGCTGAAAAGGCGGGATTTGAATCGATCTCCGCAAGTGATCACTTTCATCCCTGGGATCCTTCGGGAGAATCGTGCAATATTTGGACGTGGCTGGGAGCGGCTGCTGCGAGGCTGAATGGCATTGAAATCGGAACAGGTGTCACCTGCCCCATCTTGCGCTATAACCCGGTGGTCCTCGCCCAGTCGGCAGCAACTGTTGAAAGGATGAACAAAGGAAATTTTTATCTCGGCGTCGGCACCGGGGAAGCAATGAATGAGTACCCGACGACTGGGCTATGGCCAGGATACGAAAAACGTCAGGACATGATGAGGGAAGCCATCGAGCTCATGCGATTGCTTTGGGGCGGGGACGAGGTAACCTTCAATGGGGAATATTATGTGACGAGAAAAGCCAGGCTGTACACGATGCCCAGGCGGCGCATCCCCATCTATGTCTCGTCTCTCGTCCCAAACAGCGCGTTCTTTGCGGGTTACTACGGTGACGGCCTGATAAGCGTTGCCAACCCGCCCGAGGTAATGAAAGCGATAGTCTCCAACTTCGAAGCTGGTGCCCGGAAGGCTGGAAAAGACCCTGAGAAGATGCCAAAACATGTTGAAATATGGGTGGCTTACACTGATGATGTGGATGCCGCTGTAAAGACATTTAAGCAGTACTGGGCTGGCACAATGATATTTGCGACACATCTCCAGAACATCTATACGCCGGAAATGGTGGCAACAAATGGAGCTGTCGTAGGGAATGACGTGATCAAAAGCCGGCTATGCATTTCCAGTGACCCCGACGTGCACGCAAAGTTTGCGCAAAGGTTCATCGATGAGGGCTTTAACCGGCTTTACTTTCATTCCGCTGGCCCAAACCAGTATGAGTTCATTGAGGGCTACGGGCGGGACGTACTTCCGCTCATCCGGGAAAAGAACCGTCTGAGGGCCAGTCCAAGGGCTGCAGCCACTGTATAA
- a CDS encoding SBBP repeat-containing protein has product MKCQKVNIFRKILFCLVLLFLCLMSASATYAETYNFVTKWGSYGSGSGQFACPTGVAVDSSGNVYVTDTGNHRIQKFNSTGGYLTQWGSNGTDNRQFFLPYGVAVDSSGNVYVADKGNKCIQKFNSNGGHLTQWGSSGNGNGQFYFLNGVAVDSSGNVYVADSGNNRIQKFNSNGGYLTQWGSYGSGNGQFNDPEGVAVDSSGNVYVADSGNNRIQKFNSTGGYLTQWGSYGSGNGQFEFPLSIAVDSSGNVYVADKYNQRIQKFNSIGRYLTQWGSNGTDNRQIYDPNGIYDPNGVAVDSSGNVYVAETGYSRIQKFAPNFVDFPSIIVPVAAMLVLTVIFRRKK; this is encoded by the coding sequence ATGAAGTGTCAAAAAGTTAATATTTTTAGGAAAATATTGTTTTGTTTGGTTTTATTATTTCTTTGTTTGATGAGCGCTTCTGCTACATATGCTGAGACTTATAATTTTGTTACTAAATGGGGTTCTTATGGCAGTGGCAGTGGACAATTTGCATGTCCAACTGGTGTTGCTGTAGATTCTTCGGGTAACGTTTATGTTACCGATACTGGCAATCACCGCATTCAGAAGTTTAATAGCACAGGCGGTTACCTCACTCAATGGGGTTCTAATGGAACCGACAACAGACAATTTTTTTTACCATATGGTGTTGCTGTCGATTCTTCGGGTAATGTTTATGTTGCCGATAAGGGTAATAAATGCATTCAGAAGTTTAACAGCAACGGCGGACACCTCACTCAATGGGGTTCTTCAGGCAATGGAAACGGACAATTTTATTTCCTAAATGGTGTTGCTGTAGATTCTTCGGGTAATGTTTATGTTGCCGATAGTGGTAATAATCGCATTCAGAAGTTTAACAGCAACGGCGGATACCTCACTCAATGGGGTTCTTATGGTAGCGGCAACGGACAATTTAATGATCCTGAGGGCGTTGCTGTAGATTCTTCGGGTAATGTTTATGTTGCCGATAGTGGTAATAATCGCATTCAAAAATTTAACAGCACAGGCGGATACCTCACTCAATGGGGTTCTTATGGTAGCGGCAACGGACAATTTGAATTTCCGTTGAGTATTGCTGTAGATTCTTCGGGTAATGTTTATGTTGCCGATAAATATAATCAGCGCATTCAGAAGTTTAACAGCATAGGCAGATACCTCACTCAATGGGGTTCTAATGGAACCGACAACAGACAAATTTATGACCCAAATGGTATTTATGACCCAAATGGTGTTGCTGTAGATTCTTCGGGTAATGTTTATGTTGCTGAAACAGGATATTCACGCATTCAGAAGTTTGCTCCAAATTTCGTAGATTTTCCTTCAATTATTGTACCTGTTGCTGCAATGCTTGTTTTAACAGTAATATTTAGACGTAAAAAATAG
- a CDS encoding tetratricopeptide repeat protein has translation MKERDRKEETEKRYKLALEADPGDAGSHFNYGFLLSEMGRFEDAEKQYQLSLENDPNSVDAHYNYGLLLHNMNRMEEAEIQYKLALEADPEDIDIHWNYGVLLEELGRKKEAAMQYFLALEF, from the coding sequence ATGAAAGAAAGAGATCGAAAAGAAGAGACCGAAAAGCGGTATAAGCTTGCTCTGGAAGCTGATCCAGGTGATGCTGGTTCTCATTTTAATTATGGATTTCTCCTTTCAGAAATGGGACGATTTGAAGACGCTGAAAAGCAGTATCAGCTATCTCTTGAAAACGATCCTAACAGTGTAGATGCACACTATAATTACGGGCTTCTCCTGCACAATATGAATCGTATGGAGGAAGCTGAGATACAGTATAAACTTGCTCTAGAAGCTGACCCAGAAGATATAGATATACACTGGAATTATGGAGTTCTCCTAGAAGAATTGGGTCGTAAGAAAGAAGCTGCAATGCAGTATTTTCTTGCTTTGGAGTTCTGA
- a CDS encoding NERD domain-containing protein: MCDNDNKWKFCDKCGSKKVVADKEPICPKCNGLNIITKDEALNIYEQLSCWFNPLLTTMINSLDKKGLIYWLLEERVILAGFFWNRYPTFNLTRLFTLNDLLKRAFKAYNVKGNEKADFEKAMQLIDQYSSVIDQVEIRRYLIEEGYAHCVLKKPIDLQNIKQSESFINDLISSFSYYLDIDYINLQKSLELNMILSNEDTKTYLNEHKEEYDNINNNPRETIVYTIEQMIHNNYFTLKSLRDILTLTTLFAEFFDIRYLKEKNIPIEVFSTIADCPLRQDEMLLYMSRTEFIGYIAEKHKDVSAEDIYNSLVCSEKNYNIFPFLEEIEGNVYISPDFMNLMKLYYTPIYHYKLFDAEVQERSLQFESIDVPYKLKDNGFEVKNDIKDRKNSTLQIDSIARKGNKVYVVETKRWDIGKLFVRQKTNHLRERDLKGVINGYKYRMKNGIIIVREEPSLLTKIDYVKTNLKTIYQDHERITSVEGLIITRSYPPISEYKGVKILSIEDISTL, translated from the coding sequence ATGTGTGATAACGATAATAAATGGAAATTTTGCGATAAGTGTGGTAGCAAAAAGGTAGTAGCTGATAAAGAACCGATATGCCCAAAATGTAATGGTTTAAATATTATAACTAAAGATGAAGCTCTCAATATATATGAACAATTATCGTGTTGGTTCAATCCACTATTAACAACTATGATTAATTCATTAGACAAAAAAGGACTGATTTATTGGCTACTTGAAGAGCGTGTAATATTAGCTGGTTTTTTCTGGAATAGATATCCTACATTTAATCTTACCAGATTATTCACACTTAACGATTTATTGAAAAGAGCATTCAAAGCTTATAATGTTAAAGGAAATGAGAAAGCAGATTTTGAAAAAGCAATGCAATTAATTGATCAGTATTCATCAGTTATTGATCAAGTTGAAATTAGACGTTACTTAATAGAAGAAGGGTATGCACATTGTGTTCTAAAAAAACCTATTGATCTGCAAAATATTAAGCAGTCAGAGTCGTTTATAAATGATTTAATTTCAAGTTTTAGCTATTATCTCGATATTGATTATATTAATTTACAAAAAAGTTTAGAATTAAATATGATATTGTCGAATGAAGATACCAAAACATATCTTAATGAACACAAAGAAGAGTATGACAACATAAATAATAATCCAAGAGAAACTATTGTATATACGATAGAACAGATGATACATAATAACTATTTTACACTTAAATCTTTACGTGATATTTTGACTTTGACTACTCTGTTTGCAGAGTTTTTTGATATTCGTTATCTAAAAGAAAAAAATATTCCAATAGAAGTCTTTTCTACAATAGCAGACTGTCCCTTACGTCAAGATGAGATGTTATTGTACATGAGCAGAACTGAATTTATAGGATATATAGCTGAGAAACATAAAGATGTCAGTGCAGAAGACATTTACAACAGCTTAGTTTGTAGTGAGAAGAACTATAATATCTTTCCATTTCTGGAAGAAATTGAAGGAAACGTGTATATTTCTCCGGACTTTATGAATTTAATGAAGCTTTATTACACTCCTATATATCATTACAAACTTTTTGATGCTGAAGTGCAAGAAAGGTCTCTTCAATTTGAAAGCATAGATGTTCCTTATAAATTAAAAGATAATGGATTTGAAGTAAAAAATGATATTAAGGATCGAAAAAACTCGACGTTACAAATAGACTCTATTGCACGAAAAGGAAATAAGGTGTATGTCGTAGAAACAAAGCGGTGGGATATAGGTAAACTTTTCGTGCGTCAGAAAACTAATCATCTTAGAGAACGGGACTTGAAAGGAGTTATAAATGGATATAAATATAGAATGAAAAATGGAATCATTATAGTAAGGGAAGAACCAAGTTTACTTACTAAAATAGATTATGTAAAGACAAATCTTAAAACAATCTACCAAGATCACGAAAGAATAACCAGCGTTGAAGGATTGATAATTACTCGAAGCTACCCCCCTATATCGGAATATAAAGGTGTAAAAATACTGAGCATTGAAGACATTAGCACCTTATGA
- a CDS encoding GNAT family N-acetyltransferase: MRKTSEKSENLKHENLDNELIILPLDEADDLSSFNCESEELNDFLKTNALLDQNNLVNRTRLCFCNGSLVGFYSLAADTIETKNVIDGIKSYPYRKYPAVKIARLAVDSRFERCGIGTFLMKIILAQVVSTCDNIGCRYLLVDSKLESTGFYEKFEFKVAEKNKKTDFVPMYLNMQPYVQKEN, translated from the coding sequence ATGAGAAAAACGAGCGAAAAGTCAGAGAACTTAAAGCACGAAAATCTCGACAATGAACTTATTATACTGCCTCTCGATGAAGCTGACGATCTTTCTTCTTTTAACTGCGAAAGTGAAGAGTTAAATGATTTTTTAAAGACCAATGCCCTGTTAGATCAAAATAATTTAGTCAACCGAACACGATTATGTTTTTGCAATGGTTCTCTGGTCGGATTCTATTCTCTAGCAGCCGACACAATTGAAACCAAAAATGTAATTGATGGAATCAAATCTTACCCATATAGAAAATATCCAGCGGTTAAAATTGCAAGACTGGCGGTTGATTCCAGGTTCGAAAGATGTGGGATAGGAACTTTTTTAATGAAAATTATTCTGGCTCAAGTGGTATCTACTTGTGATAATATAGGTTGTAGATATCTCCTGGTGGACTCCAAATTAGAGTCAACCGGCTTCTATGAAAAATTCGAATTTAAAGTTGCAGAGAAGAATAAGAAAACCGATTTTGTTCCAATGTACCTTAACATGCAGCCATATGTACAAAAAGAAAACTAG
- a CDS encoding ATP-binding protein: protein MFKPIREYIRKVSTPKDADILVEYDKYFTEKELEKLNIPYIQRIENNIERDVFKETTEFLKSSEQVLIIYGESGVGKTRLTIEISKRIKGSDIFARVFRFKRRCLFVNLRRYQSPKDVEEKLNAKLLEKTVLILDDYQYNMEVFSEVRNNAFKRNSKLIITTRPIFAKALNDRLELASVRELHLGRMDIKGILPENVDGSLKYAIEKISEGNPAITLLAIDYINKHSTTNDSVPKSSDKCKIQNH, encoded by the coding sequence ATGTTCAAGCCAATTAGGGAGTACATTCGCAAAGTTTCAACTCCAAAAGATGCCGACATACTAGTAGAATACGATAAATACTTTACAGAAAAAGAGCTTGAGAAGCTTAATATTCCATACATTCAAAGAATAGAAAATAATATTGAACGTGATGTATTCAAAGAAACGACTGAATTTTTAAAGAGTTCAGAGCAAGTTCTTATAATATATGGCGAGAGCGGTGTAGGTAAGACAAGACTTACAATTGAAATCTCCAAAAGAATTAAAGGATCAGATATATTTGCGAGAGTCTTTAGGTTCAAAAGAAGATGTCTATTTGTAAATTTAAGGCGTTATCAAAGTCCGAAAGATGTTGAAGAGAAGTTAAACGCCAAACTTTTGGAAAAGACAGTGCTTATCTTAGATGACTACCAGTATAATATGGAAGTATTTAGCGAAGTAAGAAATAATGCATTCAAACGAAACTCCAAACTAATTATCACTACAAGACCGATATTCGCTAAGGCTTTAAATGACAGACTAGAACTAGCTTCAGTCAGGGAACTTCATTTGGGAAGAATGGACATAAAAGGTATCCTTCCAGAAAATGTGGACGGATCTTTAAAGTATGCAATTGAGAAAATATCGGAAGGAAACCCTGCTATAACTCTCTTAGCTATTGACTACATAAATAAACACTCTACCACAAATGACTCAGTTCCAAAATCTAGTGATAAATGTAAAATTCAAAATCACTAG
- a CDS encoding tetrahydromethanopterin S-methyltransferase subunit A, protein MEWPITSGNYVVGDTNSSVAVVTLASDYKEWGLKNYAICGTCFTANFGIEKIITNVLANPNINYLVVCGKESAHWAGQSLVSLAENGVSTMAGSRKIIGSKSPLSYLNEIPMTAISRFIKEIKIIDLIGNKDPDAIQKAIDSCTGQKRSEAYIVSMPEIDGSSWRKYEHIVKNNVMSKIKKGRTEGCF, encoded by the coding sequence ATGGAATGGCCTATAACTTCCGGAAACTACGTAGTAGGAGACACAAATTCGAGTGTAGCTGTAGTAACTCTTGCCTCTGACTACAAGGAATGGGGACTTAAGAACTATGCAATCTGTGGGACCTGTTTTACTGCAAACTTTGGGATTGAAAAGATAATAACTAATGTGCTTGCAAATCCAAACATAAACTACCTGGTCGTCTGCGGAAAAGAAAGCGCCCACTGGGCAGGTCAGTCCCTGGTTTCACTTGCCGAAAATGGAGTTTCCACAATGGCAGGCTCAAGAAAAATAATCGGTTCAAAATCCCCACTGTCCTACCTAAATGAAATTCCCATGACTGCAATCTCCCGTTTTATCAAGGAAATAAAAATCATAGACCTGATCGGAAATAAAGACCCTGACGCCATCCAGAAAGCAATCGACTCCTGCACCGGCCAGAAAAGAAGCGAAGCTTACATTGTCTCAATGCCCGAAATAGATGGAAGCAGCTGGAGAAAATACGAGCATATAGTAAAAAATAATGTGATGTCAAAAATAAAGAAAGGGCGAACAGAGGGTTGCTTTTAA